The bacterium region GGTGCTGAAGATGGTGACTCCCGCGAGGAAGCTGGTGGCGCAGTTGGAGAGGCTGATTATTATGGCGTTGTTGTTGATGTCCGACTTGCGCGGGAGAAAGCTGGCATAGGTAATCATCACGCCGAAGGCCAGTGACAGGCTGAAGAATATCTGTCCATAGGCCGCCAGCCAGACGCCGGGGTCCAGCAGCTTGCTCCAGTCGGGGTTGAGGAAGTAGTTGAGCCCGGCGCCGGCCCCCTCCAGCGTCGTCCCGCGGACGGCCAGAATCAACAAAAGCAGCCAGGGCAGCGGCACCGTCACCAGCACCACCTTCCCCACGCTCTTGGCCCCCTTGCGGATGGAGAAGTAGATGGCGACCCAGGTGAGGACGAGCCCGACCACCAGCGGCCAGTTCAACCCGCCCAGCTCCCCAGGCCCCGTGGACAGGTGCAGGAGCTTTTCGGTGAAGAAGGTCCCGGGGTCGTTCCCCCAGCCCAGGGAGAAGGACTGGAAGAGGTAGTTGAAACACCAGCTCATGATGACGGCGTAGTAGGCGGTGATGACGAAGCCGACCAGGACCATGAGCCAGCCCACCCACTCCGAGTTCTTGCGGGCCTTGAAGAAGGACAGCGGCGCACCGGAGGCCATCTTGTGCCCCAGGCTGAACTCGAGAATCATCAGGGGTATACCGGCGGTCAGGAGGGCGACCAGATAGGGAATGAGGAAGGCCCCGCCGCCGTTCTCGTAGCAGACGAAGGGGAAGCGCCAGACGTTGCCGAGGCCCACCGCCGAACCGATGGCGGCCAGGATGAAGGCCGAGCGCCGGTTCCACTTCGCCGGCGGGCCGGATTCCAGGAGCTTGGGCTTGTCGCTCATGCGCCCGTCCTTTTCGAGTTTGCCGACGGCAGGATTTTAACAAAGGGCGTGCCGGGGTTCAACGTGGTGGCGGACAGGGTACACCGGCCCGGGTCTCGCGGGTTGCGATGACGTAGGGGCGGGTCTCTTGACCCGCCCGCGGGCGACCTGAACGGCGCGCCGTCGGTCGGCCCCTACGAGGGTGATGCTCGATTCACACCTGACACGTGTGGGCGGGTGTCCACACCCGCCCG contains the following coding sequences:
- a CDS encoding sodium-dependent transporter; translation: MSDKPKLLESGPPAKWNRRSAFILAAIGSAVGLGNVWRFPFVCYENGGGAFLIPYLVALLTAGIPLMILEFSLGHKMASGAPLSFFKARKNSEWVGWLMVLVGFVITAYYAVIMSWCFNYLFQSFSLGWGNDPGTFFTEKLLHLSTGPGELGGLNWPLVVGLVLTWVAIYFSIRKGAKSVGKVVLVTVPLPWLLLLILAVRGTTLEGAGAGLNYFLNPDWSKLLDPGVWLAAYGQIFFSLSLAFGVMITYASFLPRKSDINNNAIIISLSNCATSFLAGVTIFSTLGFLAVGSHHTVAGVMESGPGLVFAVYPTILNQLPFWPGFFAAIFFIMLLTLGIDSAFSLVEATSEAWVNKLGLKRTPVLITVCVIAFAFGLLFATDGGLYWLDIVDNFINKFGLILGGLFECIVLGWLYGARKLREYANRDSEIKIGRWWDFLVKYFTPAILVVTFGMDLVKTITEPYGGYPDWALFAGGWGVVAVVFALSFVFMRIRADNNRAPAGEQGGGTGE